Proteins encoded together in one Ferroglobus placidus DSM 10642 window:
- a CDS encoding DUF1152 domain-containing protein, translating into MKNFIEKFRIECVLGGVVWERIRRDKKPGPAALEEIVGVERINECLGWLKGGETVNGVELICSKVAGFLGEKVLALDITKGAENLRKSLTEFLEEREFDLIFAVDAGGDSIARGSEKNLTSPLADSVAIASLRDFGTILAIVGFGSDGELSRYEIERYLSEDHDAILGVSLVEWEEKLENFVFSVETESSKIPLLASKGYFGKYKFWGEFDMDVSILNALVFYLDLRKIYGKLLAKNVENTFSIFEANEKLHEIGIKTELDLEIEIAKREGLL; encoded by the coding sequence GTGAAGAACTTTATAGAAAAGTTTAGAATCGAATGCGTTCTCGGCGGAGTTGTTTGGGAAAGGATAAGAAGGGACAAAAAGCCCGGACCAGCTGCTTTGGAGGAGATAGTAGGAGTAGAGAGGATAAACGAGTGCCTCGGATGGCTTAAAGGTGGAGAAACCGTAAACGGAGTTGAACTCATATGTTCAAAAGTAGCTGGTTTTTTAGGAGAGAAAGTTCTTGCCCTTGACATAACAAAAGGTGCCGAAAACCTTAGAAAATCTCTTACAGAATTTTTGGAAGAACGAGAGTTCGATCTAATTTTTGCTGTCGACGCCGGCGGAGATTCGATAGCGAGGGGAAGCGAGAAGAATTTAACGAGCCCGCTCGCCGATTCCGTTGCAATCGCTTCTCTAAGAGATTTCGGTACGATACTCGCTATCGTGGGGTTTGGAAGCGACGGAGAGCTTAGCAGATACGAAATAGAGAGGTACCTCTCGGAAGATCACGATGCAATTCTCGGAGTGAGTTTGGTTGAGTGGGAGGAAAAGCTTGAAAATTTCGTTTTTTCCGTGGAAACCGAATCTTCCAAAATTCCCCTGCTGGCGTCTAAGGGTTACTTCGGCAAGTACAAGTTCTGGGGTGAGTTTGATATGGACGTGTCGATTCTCAACGCTCTCGTATTCTACCTCGATCTTAGGAAAATTTACGGCAAGTTGTTAGCCAAGAACGTGGAAAACACGTTCAGCATTTTTGAAGCTAACGAGAAACTTCACGAAATTGGAATAAAGACGGAACTGGACTTGGAGATCGAGATAGCTAAGAGAGAAGGTCTTCTATAA
- a CDS encoding ribbon-helix-helix domain-containing protein produces the protein MKKVSIRLTEKQYEFLESLVISGEYANVSEVIRDAIRYFMKAKMKEMSESEKVEEMKWKGENV, from the coding sequence ATGAAAAAGGTATCCATCAGACTCACAGAAAAACAGTACGAGTTTCTTGAAAGTCTTGTTATAAGCGGAGAGTACGCCAACGTTAGCGAAGTGATCAGGGATGCTATCCGCTATTTTATGAAGGCTAAGATGAAGGAGATGTCCGAGTCTGAAAAGGTTGAGGAAATGAAGTGGAAGGGGGAAAATGTATGA
- the ftsZ gene encoding cell division protein FtsZ, whose amino-acid sequence MKSFVSKAQMFYAEEKAEKIDVREFGTPNIFVVGCGGSGNNTVNRLMNIGIDGVVTIAINTDRQHLEMIKAHKKVLIGRSITRGLGAGGYPEVGRKAAEMARGTLEELLNEADLVFICAGLGGGTGTGSAPVVAEVAKKQGAIVIGMVQMPFKVERARLKKAKEGLEELKKHCDTVVVLDNNKLLEYVPNLPIEQAFSVMDQIVAETIRGITDTITKPSLINIDFADVRAVMGQGGIAAMLVGESKAQNKAKEVVRDCLQHPLLEIDYRGATGALIHISGGNDLTIREAEEIVNNLTFEIAENANVIWGARITNELEGIVRVTAIMTGVKAKKLFEVEDECYYQPRVSQTSERKFEETYYSKPKSYPVTAGRNFNGIDVL is encoded by the coding sequence ATGAAATCGTTTGTTAGTAAAGCCCAGATGTTTTATGCAGAGGAGAAAGCGGAAAAAATAGATGTTAGGGAGTTCGGCACCCCGAACATCTTTGTTGTTGGTTGTGGAGGTAGTGGAAACAACACAGTAAACAGACTGATGAACATAGGTATCGACGGGGTCGTGACAATTGCAATAAACACCGACAGGCAGCATTTGGAGATGATAAAAGCCCACAAGAAGGTTCTGATTGGAAGAAGCATAACCAGAGGACTTGGAGCTGGAGGATATCCGGAAGTGGGAAGAAAGGCAGCTGAAATGGCGAGGGGGACACTTGAAGAGCTTTTAAACGAGGCAGATTTGGTTTTCATCTGCGCAGGACTCGGAGGAGGAACCGGAACTGGCTCCGCTCCAGTTGTTGCCGAAGTGGCTAAAAAGCAGGGAGCTATAGTAATTGGAATGGTACAGATGCCGTTTAAAGTTGAGAGAGCGAGACTGAAAAAAGCCAAAGAAGGGTTGGAAGAGCTGAAGAAGCACTGCGACACGGTCGTCGTCCTCGACAACAACAAACTTCTCGAGTACGTTCCGAACTTGCCGATAGAGCAGGCTTTCAGCGTTATGGATCAGATTGTTGCTGAGACGATTAGAGGAATCACAGATACAATTACTAAACCCTCTCTGATAAACATCGACTTCGCCGACGTTAGAGCGGTAATGGGGCAGGGAGGAATTGCTGCGATGCTTGTAGGTGAATCTAAAGCCCAGAACAAAGCTAAAGAAGTTGTTAGAGACTGTTTGCAACATCCTCTCCTCGAAATCGATTACAGAGGAGCGACAGGAGCTTTGATTCACATCTCGGGAGGAAACGATTTGACGATCAGAGAAGCTGAAGAGATCGTGAACAACCTAACCTTCGAGATTGCCGAGAACGCCAACGTAATATGGGGTGCGAGGATAACGAACGAGCTCGAGGGAATAGTCAGAGTGACTGCCATCATGACCGGAGTGAAGGCTAAGAAACTCTTCGAGGTTGAAGATGAATGCTACTACCAGCCAAGAGTTTCGCAAACCTCTGAAAGAAAATTCGAAGAAACATACTACTCAAAGCCGAAGAGCTATCCGGTAACTGCTGGAAGAAACTTCAACGGTATCGACGTTCTCTGA
- a CDS encoding MTH1187 family thiamine-binding protein — translation MIVEISVVPIGVGESLSKYVAEVIRVLREKNIKHELTAMGTILELSSFSELCEILEEINKRLFSLGSPRNYFVLKIDVRKKGGKIEDKVRSVLEKI, via the coding sequence ATGATCGTGGAGATTTCGGTAGTTCCTATAGGTGTTGGAGAGTCTCTGAGCAAGTACGTTGCAGAGGTTATCAGGGTTTTAAGGGAGAAAAACATCAAGCACGAGCTTACGGCTATGGGAACGATATTAGAGTTGAGCAGTTTTTCGGAGCTTTGCGAAATTCTCGAAGAAATTAACAAAAGATTGTTCTCTCTCGGTTCGCCAAGAAATTATTTCGTTTTAAAAATAGACGTTAGAAAGAAGGGTGGAAAAATAGAAGACAAAGTTAGATCTGTTTTGGAGAAAATTTAG
- the feoB gene encoding ferrous iron transport protein B has product MHCHTPREIADADVLLVGNPNVGKSVIFYELTGKYATVSNYPGTTVDVEVGKIRDLNLKVVDTPGMYSFFSITEEEVVAKRMILESKANLIVNVVDAKNLERSLPLTLMLIESCKNVILVLNAMDEAERLGLKIDVKELEKRLGIPVVPTVAIKRKGLDKLKEKIEELSKIEQKKRIFKLGDQLEEKIKEIESKISGEYPVSKRFLAILLLSGDKVAEELTGVRGENFSYKIAMEYKRIADEILDGIVKIEETKRIKLDELTLNPILAIPLTIFFLYILYLFAGVIGAQILVDAIEGYFEENVNPAFNSFLESHVENYWIRELFGGEYGIVTLGIRYAIAIVFPVVTMFFVAFSLLEDSGFLPRIAYTLDVLFKKIGLSGRAVIPLMLGFGCGTMATIVTRVLESKKERMIATLLLAVTIPCSAQFGVILAIAPSFFGLLIWAATVFSVFIAVGFASKSFFKSSPSFFMEIPPLRIPSLQNVIMKTLTRLRWYFFEVLPIFVAISVVIWVGRITGIFDVVLSLLAHPTSLMGLPKEASKVFLYGFFRRDYGAAGLYDLVDNGVISFRQTIVAMVSLTLFVPCIALFSVMMKERGIKFALSVFLVAMTIAFSVGMLLNLLLQEVGI; this is encoded by the coding sequence ATGCATTGTCACACTCCTCGCGAAATAGCTGACGCTGACGTGCTCCTCGTAGGAAACCCGAATGTCGGCAAGAGCGTGATTTTTTACGAATTAACCGGGAAGTACGCTACAGTTTCTAATTATCCCGGCACGACCGTTGACGTAGAAGTTGGGAAGATAAGGGATTTAAATTTGAAAGTCGTCGACACCCCGGGAATGTACTCTTTTTTCTCCATAACTGAAGAAGAGGTCGTTGCGAAAAGAATGATTTTGGAGAGCAAAGCGAATTTGATAGTCAATGTTGTTGATGCAAAAAACTTGGAAAGAAGTTTGCCTCTAACTTTAATGCTCATAGAAAGTTGTAAAAACGTTATTCTCGTTTTAAACGCGATGGACGAAGCGGAAAGGCTGGGATTAAAGATAGACGTAAAAGAGCTCGAAAAAAGACTGGGAATTCCGGTAGTTCCGACGGTAGCTATTAAAAGAAAGGGGCTCGACAAGTTAAAGGAAAAAATAGAGGAGCTAAGCAAAATCGAGCAGAAAAAGAGAATTTTCAAACTCGGCGATCAGCTTGAGGAAAAAATAAAAGAGATCGAAAGCAAAATAAGTGGGGAGTATCCGGTGTCAAAAAGATTTCTTGCGATTCTCCTTCTTTCGGGAGACAAAGTAGCTGAAGAGCTAACGGGAGTAAGGGGGGAGAATTTCTCTTACAAAATAGCGATGGAGTATAAGAGAATTGCCGACGAAATTCTCGACGGAATTGTCAAAATTGAAGAGACGAAAAGGATAAAGCTGGACGAGTTAACTCTGAACCCGATCCTCGCAATTCCACTAACAATCTTTTTCCTTTACATCCTTTACCTCTTCGCAGGAGTGATTGGAGCGCAGATTCTTGTTGATGCAATAGAAGGCTACTTCGAAGAGAACGTAAACCCTGCTTTTAATTCCTTCCTCGAATCCCACGTAGAAAATTACTGGATTAGAGAGCTGTTCGGTGGTGAATACGGAATCGTGACTCTCGGAATAAGGTATGCGATTGCGATAGTTTTTCCGGTCGTTACGATGTTCTTCGTAGCTTTCTCACTCCTCGAAGATTCTGGATTTTTGCCGAGGATAGCATACACTCTCGACGTTCTATTCAAAAAGATAGGGTTGAGCGGTAGAGCCGTAATTCCCCTCATGCTCGGCTTCGGTTGCGGGACGATGGCGACGATAGTAACGAGAGTTTTAGAGAGTAAGAAAGAAAGAATGATAGCTACATTGCTTTTAGCTGTCACGATTCCCTGCTCAGCCCAGTTTGGAGTAATTCTGGCTATCGCTCCGAGTTTCTTCGGATTGCTGATATGGGCTGCTACAGTCTTTTCCGTGTTTATCGCGGTTGGTTTCGCATCCAAAAGCTTCTTCAAAAGCTCTCCGAGCTTTTTCATGGAAATACCGCCACTCAGAATTCCTTCACTTCAGAACGTGATTATGAAAACTCTAACGAGGCTTAGGTGGTACTTCTTCGAAGTTTTGCCGATTTTTGTTGCCATAAGCGTCGTAATATGGGTTGGAAGGATAACGGGAATTTTCGACGTCGTCTTATCTCTCTTAGCTCATCCCACTTCGCTGATGGGGCTTCCAAAGGAGGCTTCAAAGGTTTTCCTCTACGGGTTTTTCAGGAGGGACTATGGGGCTGCCGGACTCTACGATTTGGTCGATAACGGAGTAATTTCCTTCAGACAGACGATAGTGGCGATGGTTTCTCTAACTCTCTTCGTTCCTTGCATAGCTCTGTTTTCCGTAATGATGAAGGAGAGAGGGATTAAGTTTGCTCTTTCGGTTTTTCTCGTAGCAATGACGATAGCTTTTTCCGTCGGAATGTTGCTGAATTTATTGCTCCAAGAGGTGGGAATTTGA
- a CDS encoding metal-dependent transcriptional regulator — protein sequence MRESIENALRFLWQRKFENRDVKISEKDLEELEREGFIRKKNGDYEFTAEGLEIARKLIRLHRLAERLLHDFFETSEVEAERSACKFEHIISDEVEEAICTLLGHPSRCPHGNLIPEGKCCRVKEEEVKRIVYKLSELKPGDEGVIKYLAGDEDVMRKAIALGILPGKKVKVIRTFPAIVIKLGNSNIALDENIASQIYLIKSGNAER from the coding sequence TTGAGGGAATCAATAGAAAACGCCTTGAGATTCCTCTGGCAGAGGAAGTTTGAAAACAGAGACGTTAAAATAAGCGAGAAAGATCTCGAAGAGCTCGAAAGAGAGGGGTTTATCAGGAAAAAGAACGGAGATTACGAGTTCACAGCGGAAGGTTTAGAGATTGCGAGAAAGCTCATAAGACTTCACAGGTTGGCGGAGAGACTTCTCCACGACTTTTTCGAAACTTCGGAAGTGGAAGCTGAAAGATCCGCATGCAAGTTCGAGCACATAATAAGCGATGAAGTGGAGGAAGCTATTTGCACTTTGCTGGGACATCCTTCAAGATGCCCCCACGGAAATCTCATTCCAGAAGGGAAGTGCTGCAGAGTTAAGGAGGAAGAGGTGAAAAGAATAGTTTACAAGCTATCCGAGCTAAAGCCGGGGGACGAAGGAGTAATAAAGTATCTGGCTGGGGATGAAGACGTGATGAGGAAAGCGATTGCCCTCGGAATTTTGCCGGGGAAAAAGGTTAAAGTGATCAGAACTTTTCCTGCGATAGTCATCAAACTCGGAAACAGCAATATAGCTTTAGACGAGAACATCGCTTCTCAAATTTACCTGATAAAGAGTGGAAATGCCGAAAGGTAG